The region GGACCTGGAGGGTCCGGAGAAGGCCCTGGACTGGGGCGAGCGCTCCCGCCACCAGCTGATGACGGCCGCGCACACCGCGCTCTTCGTCGAGGGCACGTGGGACGAGGCGGACTGGGCGGAGCTGGAGGAGAAGGCCCGCTCCATCACCCGTGCCGGGTGGTGGATCGACCAGCGCGACGCCGACGGCACTGACCTGCTCGAACTCCTCGACGCGGCCAGCGAGGCGGACCGCGGGACGGAAAACCCGTTCCGCTGACGGCGGGGCAACATAGCCGGGAAACGCCGGTTAGCCAAACCGGCGTTCCTCCGGACTATTGATGCTCCCACCCCGCCAGCAATCGCGTGGAAGGAACTCATGTCCCAGCCCCCGCCCACCTCGGCGTTCGCACCCACGCCCGACCCGCTCACCACCGACCGGGACATCACCCACGCCCACTTCCAGGCCGGTGACACCGTCGTCGTCCTGAAGGGGGTGGCCGGCGGAGAACTGTGGGGCGACGCGATGCGCGTCGTGGCCCCGTCCTGGCACACCCCGACCGACGAGGACGGGTGGCGGCTGCGGGATGCGACCGGCGGCGCCCAGTCCTACGTCACCGCCCACCCCCGCTACCTCGTGCACCTCTCACGCCGCTGCCCTGACTGCCTGATCTACCTGCGAGCCATGGAGGACACCCTCCTCGCACGGTTCGCCGACCGCGACGAGCTGATCGACTGCGGCTGGTACACCACCACCGCCCTGGGCCAGCTCGTGCACATGGCCGACATCCGGAGCGGCCGGTGATCCCCCGCCTGCACAATCGGACCCACCGGCCCCACCACCCGCTCGAAGAGGCGCTGGCGCGGCCGGTCTCACCGAACGAGGGCCTGACGGAACACACGATCGTCGCCCACTGGCCCGGCCTGGATTACTTCACCCTGGACGACGAGCAGAAGACCTGGACGTCCGTCCAGTGGGCCGAACACCTCGAAGACCCCTACCTGGAGTATCCGTTCGCCGCCAGCCCCGACGACGACCGGCGGGCGATCCTCCACCTCGATGTCCGTCTTCACCCCGACGACCGGGAACTGACCGGACCGGAGTGGGCCGAGGTCGCTCACCGGCTCGCACGGGCCGCCGGCATCGAGATCCCCGGCAAGGAACATGGCTGCCGGTGGATCGCCGTCCAGGCCCAGCCCGGGCGCCTCGACCTGATCGCCAACCTGATCCGCCTCGACGGCGCGTGGCACGCTCCTCCCGCCGACAAACTGCGGCGCCTAGCACAGGAGGCGCGTCGCATCGAACAGGACCTCCACCTGACCCCTGTCCGATCCGACACCCCTTGGCGGCCAGCCGTCCGCGCAGCGCTCACGGCGTCGGCCCAGCTCGCGACCATCCTCACGCAGCTCGCCGACGAACAGACCGGCCCTCTGGCCGCGGTACGCGGACTCATCGAGCACGCCTCGCACCGGATCGCCCGCCAGCCGGGAGCAGCCGGAACCGATACGGCACACCGCCTGGAGCTGATCGCCCGCCGCCTCCACGCCATCCAGCAGGACCTGGACACCACCGCAACCCTCCTGGTCCAGCCCCATGCCGTCCCTGCCCCGGCCGCCGTCCGGCACAACGCCCACCGATCGCCGTAGGAGAAACGTCTCCTTGCCCCGCACCGAACGCTTCCTGGACATCCGCCGCGACCCGCACTCCGACGAACTCCTCGCCCGGGGCGGCGACTTTGAGGCGCACAGCATCCTCCAGCGCGCGGGCTTCGTCGCCGTCGTCCGCGTCCATGAGACGTACCACCGCGCCCCGACCGGCCTAGCGGAGGCGACGAGGCCCGTCTCGCCACCGACGCCGTGGCCCGCCTGCGGGCGGCCGGATACCACGTCGACTGCGACGCGGACTTCGACACCGACTCGCGTCCGGCCAGCTACCTGCCGCTGGGCGCCTCGGTCGCGCATCTCGCCGAGCGCCTTCGAGAGGCCACCACCACGGCGGAAGCATCCGACGCGCTGACCGAGCTGACCGCAGCCCACGACGGCATCCTCACGGCGCTGGACGAAGTCCTCGCCGCCACCGCCGACTTCCACGACGAGCTTGGTGGCCCGTCCGACCAGTACATCGCCCAGCGGCTCCGCTATATCGCTGACGAGCACCTTCGCGTCATCCACGGCGACCTCTCCTACCTGCGCAACCAGCTCGCCGACCGGCACGCCCCGCACCCCGGCCGCAGCACCTGCAGCGAAGAGGTCCCCACCACCGAACGCGAACGGTCCGCCGTGTGCGCCTGCCCGCCCCCGCCGCGCACTGTCCCGGCACCGCCGCCCCCGCTGGCCGTCGGACTGCGCCGCTGACCCTCACCTCGCCCAAGGACACCATGCACGACTACGACACCTCCGAGCGCCTCGCCTCCTACGCCGACGTTCTCGCCGGCGAACTCCCCGACAGCTGGACCAGCTCCCACCTGCCGGCCGACGCCAAGGACGACCTCGCCGAACTCGCCGACCGTATCTGGGATCTGGACCTGGTCGCCGCCTCTCTCGCCGAGCACCCCCTGCAGCAGGCCGCCGTCCTGAGCCGACCGGACGGTGCGCAGCTCGTCCTTCTGGACCGGCACGACGAGCGTGAGGGTTTCCTCATCGCCGCCGTCGCCCCGCGCGCCCTGCCCGACGAGGCGTTCAGCGCCGTTCCCGAACCCAACGGCATCGCCCTGGCCGATGACCCGTTCCTGAGCGCCGAGCAGATCGCCGGCGACCTGCTCGCCCGTTACGACAGCGCCCTCGCCCAGGTCCGCCACAACGCTCTGGGCGGCATCCAGCCATCCCAGCCGGACCGGATCGTCCTGACCTGGCAGCCGGACGGCAGCATCGCCACTGCCCCCGCCGACGACCGCTCCGGCACCGTCCTCGTGGCCCACGGCTTCGTCCAGGACCCGCAGAGTGGCATCTACCGCCTGAGTGGTGACGACACCCAGGGCCAGGCCCGCGCCCTGCGCGAGATCGGCCCGCGCCTCGACGCGCTCGGCATCGGCACCGCTCTGCAGCATCCCGCAGGCCGGACCGCGCCCACCGCCGCCGCTTCCGTGCCGCCCGTCCCGGCCGGTCCCCGTACGCCGGCCACCCGGTCGCGGTGAAGCAGAAGGAGCCCGACTTCTGGGTGCTGGAGTACGTCACGATCACTAAGGACCCCCGCACCGACCTGGTCGTGGCCATCGGCGGCACCGAGCAGGCGGCAGACATCCTGCAGCGAACCGGCGGCTTCCTCTCCGCTCCCGGACCGCGTGGGGACTATCACCGGCTTCCGCACGGCCTGCCCGTCGAGCAGCAGCGCCTGAAGGCGACCGCGGCCTCGCACGCTCTGCTCGCCGCCGGGCACAGCGTCCACCTCGACCCCGCGCTGAACATGCTGGTCGCCCCGGAAGGTGAACGTGAGGCCACCCTGCGCGACCTGGCGGGACTCGCCGAGCGAGCCGCAGCCGCCACAACCAGCAGCGAGGTGGCTGAGGTCTTGACCGAGGTCGCTGCCCCCGTCCACGGGCTGCTGCCCCTCGCCAGAGAGGTCGTCGTCCGCGCCTGGATCGCCGCCGGCGACTTCCAAGGGGCCGCGCCCGCCGGGGAACCCGATCCCATCGCACGGATCGGAAGCACCGCCACCTCCATGAGCGAGGCCGCGCGCGCCATCCTCCACGCCCGCAACCACGCCGCACGCCCTGCGCAGCGGCCGGCCACTACCTCACCACCGCCGAGCCGCGCCCAGCCCGCGGAATCCCGCCGCCGCTGACCCCGGAGAACCACATGGCCAACCTGGCCGACGAATACGGCACGGACGTCGAGATCTACATCAAGGCCCTGACGACCACCATCCACGCCGACACCCCTACCGGAGCCCCAGCCAAACTCCACGCCCTGCTGGAACAGCTCGGCCTGGAACGCCACGCATACCCCACGGACGCGCCGCTCTACATCTGGCACACCGTGCCCGAGCACCTCGACGCCGGCGAGCAGAAGCGGCTGGCAACCCGCGCCATCCCCGTCCTGCTCCTGGCCGGGTACGAGGTCAACTGCACGCCCGACGTCTTCGACGAACCCGCCTACCGGCAGGCCGTGCAAGACCTGCGCACCCGAGCGGGCCGCCCTGCCGCGCGGCAACAGCCACCGATCGGCTCCCCCTCACCTGCACCCCGGCCCGCCGCACGCCGTAAGCGCCTCGGTGGCCCCGGCTCCAGGCCGGGGCCACCTGCCTCACCACCCGAGACCCGGAGAAACCCGTAGCAACCCGCACACCCCCACCGATCAGCAACCGGCTCAAGCCCCGACTCGCCACGGCCCTCTTCCGCCGTTATCTGCGCGCCTGTATTCCGACCGGCCCCGACCGCACCTCCCCGCTGGCCGGCGCCCACCCGGAGGCCGTCATCGCCGAGGCACAGCGTGTCGGACAGCGCCACCACCACTGACCGTCCACCGCCCCGGAGGAGCATGTCCCACCCCGCCCCTTACCCGGTGAGGCTGGCCGACGAGATCACCCGCCAGCTCGGCCAGCTCGCCGACCACCTCTCTCAGCTTCCCCCGCCGCAGGCCGCTCAGGTCATCGCCCGCGTGCTCGACCCGGACACCGGAGTCCTCGGCGGCGTCACCCACCTCGTCGCCACCGGCAGCGTGTTCGCCAAGGACCAGGCAGAGCGAGGCGCGCTCCCCGCGGAGGTGTGGCTCGCCCTGGGCCGTGCCTCGAACGAACTCAGCGACGTCACCCTTGACCTGGACGAACACAAAGACACCCTCCAGCGCGTCGGCGCCCAGCCCGCCGCTGCGGCGGCGAAGCCCCCGGCACCCGCACCGCTCGTCGTCCGGCGCCGCCGGTGAAGAAGAAGCAGGGGCAGGGCTGGGGACCCGGGGAACAGGCTGAGCAGCACTACCTCGTCCAGCCCCGTGCCCTGGCTGGCGGCGGCGACGTCCGGCACGTCTCGGAGTTCCTGCGCGCCTCCGGCTGGCGGGACAAGTCCAAGACGGGCGGCCCCCTGCACATGGAGAGCCCGGACCGCACCGTCCGCATCGCCTACGACCCCTACGTTCTCCCCGGCGGATGGACCTTTCACGGCCGGGCGGACGGGGCGAACGGCGAGTGGTCGGCGCACCTGGGCCGGCAAACTCCGGTGGAGATCGTCGCCGGCCTGACCGACGCCCTCACCCGCCCCCGCTCCGCCCACGCCCCCAACGTCTGGGCCCCTCTACAGGAGCAGAACTGGCACACGCGCTTCGAGGGCCAGGACTACATGGCGACGAGCCCCGACGGCACCGCGTGGATGCAGTACCGGCAGAGCCCCGAAGGGGCGGCGATGTGGTGGACCGGAGCGCAGGACAAGCAGGGCAACGGCTGGACGGCCAACTTCACGCCGAACACCCCGATGCACCTGGTGCAAGCCTTCTCCGCCCAAC is a window of Streptomyces mirabilis DNA encoding:
- a CDS encoding DUF317 domain-containing protein codes for the protein MKKKQGQGWGPGEQAEQHYLVQPRALAGGGDVRHVSEFLRASGWRDKSKTGGPLHMESPDRTVRIAYDPYVLPGGWTFHGRADGANGEWSAHLGRQTPVEIVAGLTDALTRPRSAHAPNVWAPLQEQNWHTRFEGQDYMATSPDGTAWMQYRQSPEGAAMWWTGAQDKQGNGWTANFTPNTPMHLVQAFSAQLASPDPVMRPRGRVPMSAQIRTWSVSVKPSQLSAWQQARITAARAATWARNSARSTRPRTSARPYTPAGGSRTRR
- a CDS encoding relaxase/mobilization nuclease gives rise to the protein MIPRLHNRTHRPHHPLEEALARPVSPNEGLTEHTIVAHWPGLDYFTLDDEQKTWTSVQWAEHLEDPYLEYPFAASPDDDRRAILHLDVRLHPDDRELTGPEWAEVAHRLARAAGIEIPGKEHGCRWIAVQAQPGRLDLIANLIRLDGAWHAPPADKLRRLAQEARRIEQDLHLTPVRSDTPWRPAVRAALTASAQLATILTQLADEQTGPLAAVRGLIEHASHRIARQPGAAGTDTAHRLELIARRLHAIQQDLDTTATLLVQPHAVPAPAAVRHNAHRSP